In the genome of Coregonus clupeaformis isolate EN_2021a chromosome 1, ASM2061545v1, whole genome shotgun sequence, one region contains:
- the LOC121574873 gene encoding uncharacterized protein LOC121574873 isoform X1: MVLGYISAGLFAHTCIFLLPVFAIKDVIPLGLPSPKPSPAAASLQVTPMKPSQPPGCLSNPNTHPLPKWVLPLTSPKLDPMRAKPSPRPHPHPPQLPGVHHRASGGGGEAKDGQANLTNPLTRKIQPSHSPVTPNPSRSMTFDPRGGTGTGNSDVGSSRPLFAAQPLQSNPQYTAGDDRKDTMRNGGPLSYTMHSPVTPQQSGGSLDHRGTTPTSKPFTSGGTTSLSLKRRRQPDSEERNGGGRGEEMANKRLRPEDNSPGTGPAPICTSHQPYGTASPSYLKKVFMKNSLNSGPILSLKERLTPKKTGGMETVPTSPLPTPKPARQLFNNQGQTPCRNSVRENSNPQCRYSGMNHQSVYSGSNLQSGHPANLHVKSASRAECSREKEGRARARESRGEEPTGRTDRRTPKPVSRSQSSYSSCSSSLRRLRLAQNRKVTRPRGTSALLDDLNDLFTPDPITSSLSRAVMTFSPSPQRGDGSPSVHNKVPVSGVSATVCGASKRLWPTSVTSPREIPQISPSEGISGPNIFPCKVAAMDPCKLVLGPNIYSPSFLRLESCGTDLTKLETGSYKTSISSGKPSSPKEESVTMEDVASELKTSPAFPAVRLFADESVKTEAGPRSPGIPLAGLESPMDEHANLKNESSGLKAIPLSASAKSSSLCKDELFNTETTDFKARLSSPLLPSPTSPLDRKGKEGEKRKEGDQKSLPLLAAGEKRSKIDNSQKSLTFLEEDPLDVELGLDLGLELEPSQASSSSSSEDELPSLQQILDRTTRPPDTPEKGTFTAPSTPVVPQHHSQLPVSSKTKPTSYRNNLDEMLKEKESIQRSKELETKLRLSCEENLLRLAEEEEEDESTENMEAAISHQQREFLQRFSVVSSAIRDLHPGEAMFSLDNFGRLFSQHTLQLRHCNVTPRDTAQKTLLWSTPDQFRSHVSSELIQRAYRSSPCPPQVARWLFQMVSVHSDKLICHQVLKALKDIACSAAEHIVLNKSERFEVWVPSVGDVTLVFMNMGVPFVTLFPLETLQPSFTEGDLLEGIQIRTESLPSKKELSTFPEHNFDSVIKYLSQCTSLCPRAYSDRDLLLLLSVVSRVGLDTQLALQPTEHLRSLLRNLINSIRDWDIMLPRICMSLINLSDDHHNLRWLVQLLPDNMRGKQLRRHLSVSAISKLLNNRCTYRPSNTEFQLSDLRQYLPRMRPSSLLRGLATSFRRSHNPHREGEEEEEEEDCASLDQQAYYLCYSLLALANEATNFEFFPPDQKNQLLLLCAELEKHIKCDIRESEKMLYRSKVKDFVARIYTKWQVLVQRTRPLQGKLYDYWQPLPEDAVSSSQESKHSHREREDEETVMELEEEEGKVVEGEEERIAEKALAMEEDEENEERTPEKYFAKEIPEEEEKFLKMEEERMELTLEEPKMEDMEEERREVKAEERVTEKREAAVEEGRKGQTEGKTGERGNLEDSEMKEKRVERRETERSREKKTAMEDNPAASI; this comes from the exons ATGGTGCTGGGTTATATCTCTGCAGGTTTATTTGCTCACACCTGTATCTTTCTTCTTCCTGTGTTTGCAATCAAAGACGTCATCCCTCTGGGGTTGCCTAGTCCCAAACCCTCCCCGGCCGCCGCCTCCCTTCAGGTGACCCCCATGAAACCCTCTCAGCCCCCCGGATGCCTGTCCAACCCCAACACACACCCCCTGCCAAAGTGGGTGCTACCCTTGACCAGCCCCAAACTGGACCCAATGAGGGCCAAGCCCTCTCCTAGACCCCATCCTCACCCTCCCCAACTGCCAGGGGTGCACCACCGAGCCTCTGGGGGTGGGGGTGAAGCCAAGGATGGCCAGGCCAACTTAACAAACCCCCTCACCAGGAAGATACAGCCTTCCCACAGCCCTGTAACCCCTAACCCCTCTAGGAGTATGACCTTTGACCCACGGGGTGGTACGGGAACGGGCAACAGTGATGTTGGAAGCTCTAGACCTCTGTTTGCTGCCCAGCCCCTCCAATCTAACCCCCAGTACACAGCAGGAGACGACAGGAAGGACACAATGAGGAATGGTGGTCCACTGTCATACACCATGCACAGCCCTGTCACTCCACAGCAG AGTGGTGGTTCCCTGGACCACAGAGGAACCACTCCCACTAGCAAACCGTTCACTTCAG GAGGCACCACATCCCTGTCTCTGAAGAGACGCAGACAACCAGACTCGGAGGAGAGAAACGGtggtggaagaggagaggaaatggcTAATAAGAGACTGCGTCCAGAGGATAATAGCCCAGGCACAGGCCCAGCCCCTATCTGTACCAGTCACCAACCCTATGGAACAGCCAG CCCATCCTACCTGAAGAAAGTCTTCATGAAAAACAGTCTGAACTCAGGTCCTATTCTGAGTTTGAAGGAGCGCCTCACCCCTAAGAAGACGGGAGGGATGGAGACTGTCCCTACCTCTCCACTCCCAACACCCAAGCCTGCGAGGCAGCTCTTTAACAACCAAGGACAAACGCCATGCAGGAACAGTGTGAGGGAGAATAGCAACCCTCAGTGTAGATACAGTGGAATGAATCACCAATCTGTTTATAGTGGTAGTAATCTCCAATCCGGCCACCCAGCGAACCTGCATGTCAAAAGTGCTAGTAGAGCAGAAtgcagcagagagaaagagggcagAGCAAGAGCgcgagagagtagaggagaagaACCGACAGGTCGCACCGACCGAAGAACCCCCAAACCCGTCTCGAGGTCTCAAAGCTCATACTCGAGCTGCTCTAGTTCTCTGCGCCGTCTCAGATTGGCACAGAACCGAAAAGTCACTCGCCCCCGGGGAACGTCGGCCTTGTTGGATGACCTGAATGACCTTTTCACCCCTGACCCCATAACCTCTAGCCTGTCTAGAGCAGTGATGACCTTTTCCCCCAGTCCCCAGAGAGGAGACGGGTCGCCCTCTGTACACAACAAGGTTCCTGTGTCTGGTGTGTCGGCTACAGTCTGTGGTGCTAGTAAAAGACTGTGGCCCACCTCTGTAACAAGTCCTAGAGAAATCCCCCAAATCTCCCCCTCGGAGGGAATCTCTGGCCCCAATATCTTTCCCTGTAAGGTAGCTGCAATGGACCCCTGTAAACTAGTCCTGGGCCCTAACATCTACTCTCCCTCTTTTTTAAGGCTGGAGTCGTGCGGGACTGACTTGACTAAATTAGAGACTGGCTCGTACAAGACCAGCATTTCCTCAGGGAAGCCCTCATCCCCTAAGGAGGAGTCTGTTACGATGGAGGATGTGGCGTCAGAACTGAAAACGAGTCCTGCTTTTCCCGCTGTTAGACTGTTTGCGGATGAGTCCGTTAAGACAGAGGCAGGACCCAGATCTCCTGGTATTCCTTTAGCAGGGTTGGAGTCACCTATGGATGAGCATGCCAACCTCAAGAATGAGTCCTCTGGCCTGAAAGCTATCCCCCTCTCAGCCTCTGCAAAGTCCTCATCCTTGTGTAAGGACGAGTTGTTTAACACAGAGACTACAGACTTCAAAGCCAGACTcagctctcccctcctcccttctcccacCTCACCCCTGGACCGAAAAGGAAAGGAGGGTGAaaagaggaaggaaggagacCAGAAGAGTTTACCGTTACTTGCGGCAGGAGAAAAAAGAAGCAAGATAGACAATTCCCAGAAGAGTCTGACATTTCTGGAGGAGGACCCTCTGGATGTGGAGCTGGGCCTCGACCTGGGCCTAGAGTTGGAGCCATCCcaggccagcagcagcagcagcagtgaggACGAGCTGCCATCCCTGCAGCAGATCCTGGACCGTACCACCCGGCCCCCAGACACCCCAGAGAAAGGAACCTTCACTGCACCCAGCACCCCCGTGGTGCCCCAACACCACAGCCAGCTG CCTGTGTCGTCTAAAACAAAACCCACGAGTTACAGGAACAACCTGGATGAGATGCTGAAGGAAAAGGAGAGCATTCAAAG GTCTAAGGAGCTGGAGACCAAGCTGCGTCTGTCCTGTGAGGAGAACCTGCTGAGActggcggaggaggaggaggaggatgagagcaCAGAGAACATGGAGGCGGCCATCTCCCATCAGCAGAG GGAGTTCCTGCAGCGTTTCTCTGTGGTGTCCAGCGCCATCCGGGACCTGCACCCCGGCGAAGCGATGTTCAGCCTGGACAACTTTGGCCGTCTCTTCAGCCAACACACACTGCAGTTGagacactgtaacgtcacccctCGGGACACCGCACAGAAAACACTACTCTG GTCCACTCCAGACCAGTTCAGGTCCCATGTCAGTTCCGAGCTGATCCAGAGAGCCTACCGCTCCTCCCCCTGCCCTCCCCAGGTGGCCCGTTGGCTCTTCCAG ATGGTGTCAGTCCACTCAGACAAGCTGATCTGTCATCAGGTACTAAAGGCCCTCAAAGATATTGCCTGCTCCGCTGCTGAACACATAGTGCTGAATAAGAGTGAGCGCTTCGAGGTGTGGGTGCCCAGTGTTGGAGACGTGACCCTGGTCTTCATGAACATGGGTGTTCCCTTCGTCACCCTGTTCCCCCTGGAGACCCTACAACCCTCCTTCACAGAGGGAGACCTGCT AGAGGGCATCCAGATCCGCACAGAGAGCCTGCCCAGTAAGAAGGAGCTCAGCACTTTCCCTGAACACAACTTTGATAGCGTCATCAAGTACCTGTCTCAGTGTACATCGTTGTGCCCGCGGGCCTACAGTGACAGAGACCTGTTGTTACTCCTGTCGGTGGTGAGCAGAGTGGGCCTGGACACGCAGCTCGCCCTCCAGCCCACTGAGCACCTCCGCTCCCTACTGCGCAACCTGATCAACAGCATCAGGGACTGGGACATCATG CTGCCCAGGATCTGCATGTCGCTGATTAACCTGAGTGATGACCACCACAACCTGCGGTGGCTGGTCCAGCTACTGCCAGACAACATGCGCGGCAAGCAACTCAGGAGACACCTCAGTGTGTCGGCCATCTCCAAGCTGTTGAACAACCGATGCACTTACAGGCCCTCCAACACAGAGTTCCAGCTGTCAGACCTGCGTCAGTACCTCCCCCGCATGcgcccctcctcactcctccggGGCCTGGCCACCTCCTTCAGGAGGAGTCACAACCCacacagagagggggaagaggaggaggaagaagaggactgTGCCTCCCTGGACCAGCAG GCTTACTACCTCTGCTACAGCCTCCTGGCCCTGGCTAACGAAGCCACCAACTTTGAGTTCTTCCCTCCGGACCAGAAGAACCAGTTGTTGTTGCTGTGTGCTGAGCTGGAGAAACACATCAAGTGTGACATCAGGGAGAGTGAGAAGATGCTGTACAGGAGCAAG GTGAAGGACTTTGTAGCCAGGATCTACACCAAGTGGCAGGTGCTGGTCCAGAGAACCAGGCCTCTCCAG GGTaaactgtatgactactggcaGCCTCTGCCTGAGGACGCAGTGAGCAGCAGCCAGGAGAGCAAACACTCccacagggagagagaagatgagGAGACGGTCATGGagttggaggaagaagaggggaaagtggtggaaggagaggaggagaggattgcAGAAAAGGCTTTGGCCATGGAGGAAGACGAAGAGAATGAGGAGAGGACACCAGAAAAATACTTTGCCAAGGAGATTccagaagaggaggagaaattcctaaagatggaggaggagaggatggaactaACGTTAGAGGAACCAAAGATGGAGGACATGGAGGAAGAACGGAGAGAAGTAAAAGCGGAGGAGAGAGTCACAGAAAAGAGGGAAGCAGCGGTGGAGGAGGGAAGGAAAGGACAGACTGAAGGAAAGACTGGGGAGAGAGGCAATTTAGAGGATTCAGAGATGAAGGAGAAACGTGTAGAACGAAGGGAGACTGAGAGAAGCCGAGAGAAGAAGACTGCAATGGAAGACAACCCGGCTGCATCCATATAG
- the LOC121574873 gene encoding SMC5-SMC6 complex localization factor protein 2 isoform X5: MVLGYISAGLFAHTCIFLLPVFAIKDVIPLGLPSPKPSPAAASLQVTPMKPSQPPGCLSNPNTHPLPKWVLPLTSPKLDPMRAKPSPRPHPHPPQLPGVHHRASGGGGEAKDGQANLTNPLTRKIQPSHSPVTPNPSRSMTFDPRGGTGTGNSDVGSSRPLFAAQPLQSNPQYTAGDDRKDTMRNGGPLSYTMHSPVTPQQSGGSLDHRGTTPTSKPFTSGGTTSLSLKRRRQPDSEERNGGGRGEEMANKRLRPEDNSPGTGPAPICTSHQPYGTARLESCGTDLTKLETGSYKTSISSGKPSSPKEESVTMEDVASELKTSPAFPAVRLFADESVKTEAGPRSPGIPLAGLESPMDEHANLKNESSGLKAIPLSASAKSSSLCKDELFNTETTDFKARLSSPLLPSPTSPLDRKGKEGEKRKEGDQKSLPLLAAGEKRSKIDNSQKSLTFLEEDPLDVELGLDLGLELEPSQASSSSSSEDELPSLQQILDRTTRPPDTPEKGTFTAPSTPVVPQHHSQLPVSSKTKPTSYRNNLDEMLKEKESIQRSKELETKLRLSCEENLLRLAEEEEEDESTENMEAAISHQQREFLQRFSVVSSAIRDLHPGEAMFSLDNFGRLFSQHTLQLRHCNVTPRDTAQKTLLWSTPDQFRSHVSSELIQRAYRSSPCPPQVARWLFQMVSVHSDKLICHQVLKALKDIACSAAEHIVLNKSERFEVWVPSVGDVTLVFMNMGVPFVTLFPLETLQPSFTEGDLLEGIQIRTESLPSKKELSTFPEHNFDSVIKYLSQCTSLCPRAYSDRDLLLLLSVVSRVGLDTQLALQPTEHLRSLLRNLINSIRDWDIMLPRICMSLINLSDDHHNLRWLVQLLPDNMRGKQLRRHLSVSAISKLLNNRCTYRPSNTEFQLSDLRQYLPRMRPSSLLRGLATSFRRSHNPHREGEEEEEEEDCASLDQQAYYLCYSLLALANEATNFEFFPPDQKNQLLLLCAELEKHIKCDIRESEKMLYRSKVKDFVARIYTKWQVLVQRTRPLQGKLYDYWQPLPEDAVSSSQESKHSHREREDEETVMELEEEEGKVVEGEEERIAEKALAMEEDEENEERTPEKYFAKEIPEEEEKFLKMEEERMELTLEEPKMEDMEEERREVKAEERVTEKREAAVEEGRKGQTEGKTGERGNLEDSEMKEKRVERRETERSREKKTAMEDNPAASI; the protein is encoded by the exons ATGGTGCTGGGTTATATCTCTGCAGGTTTATTTGCTCACACCTGTATCTTTCTTCTTCCTGTGTTTGCAATCAAAGACGTCATCCCTCTGGGGTTGCCTAGTCCCAAACCCTCCCCGGCCGCCGCCTCCCTTCAGGTGACCCCCATGAAACCCTCTCAGCCCCCCGGATGCCTGTCCAACCCCAACACACACCCCCTGCCAAAGTGGGTGCTACCCTTGACCAGCCCCAAACTGGACCCAATGAGGGCCAAGCCCTCTCCTAGACCCCATCCTCACCCTCCCCAACTGCCAGGGGTGCACCACCGAGCCTCTGGGGGTGGGGGTGAAGCCAAGGATGGCCAGGCCAACTTAACAAACCCCCTCACCAGGAAGATACAGCCTTCCCACAGCCCTGTAACCCCTAACCCCTCTAGGAGTATGACCTTTGACCCACGGGGTGGTACGGGAACGGGCAACAGTGATGTTGGAAGCTCTAGACCTCTGTTTGCTGCCCAGCCCCTCCAATCTAACCCCCAGTACACAGCAGGAGACGACAGGAAGGACACAATGAGGAATGGTGGTCCACTGTCATACACCATGCACAGCCCTGTCACTCCACAGCAG AGTGGTGGTTCCCTGGACCACAGAGGAACCACTCCCACTAGCAAACCGTTCACTTCAG GAGGCACCACATCCCTGTCTCTGAAGAGACGCAGACAACCAGACTCGGAGGAGAGAAACGGtggtggaagaggagaggaaatggcTAATAAGAGACTGCGTCCAGAGGATAATAGCCCAGGCACAGGCCCAGCCCCTATCTGTACCAGTCACCAACCCTATGGAACAGCCAG GCTGGAGTCGTGCGGGACTGACTTGACTAAATTAGAGACTGGCTCGTACAAGACCAGCATTTCCTCAGGGAAGCCCTCATCCCCTAAGGAGGAGTCTGTTACGATGGAGGATGTGGCGTCAGAACTGAAAACGAGTCCTGCTTTTCCCGCTGTTAGACTGTTTGCGGATGAGTCCGTTAAGACAGAGGCAGGACCCAGATCTCCTGGTATTCCTTTAGCAGGGTTGGAGTCACCTATGGATGAGCATGCCAACCTCAAGAATGAGTCCTCTGGCCTGAAAGCTATCCCCCTCTCAGCCTCTGCAAAGTCCTCATCCTTGTGTAAGGACGAGTTGTTTAACACAGAGACTACAGACTTCAAAGCCAGACTcagctctcccctcctcccttctcccacCTCACCCCTGGACCGAAAAGGAAAGGAGGGTGAaaagaggaaggaaggagacCAGAAGAGTTTACCGTTACTTGCGGCAGGAGAAAAAAGAAGCAAGATAGACAATTCCCAGAAGAGTCTGACATTTCTGGAGGAGGACCCTCTGGATGTGGAGCTGGGCCTCGACCTGGGCCTAGAGTTGGAGCCATCCcaggccagcagcagcagcagcagtgaggACGAGCTGCCATCCCTGCAGCAGATCCTGGACCGTACCACCCGGCCCCCAGACACCCCAGAGAAAGGAACCTTCACTGCACCCAGCACCCCCGTGGTGCCCCAACACCACAGCCAGCTG CCTGTGTCGTCTAAAACAAAACCCACGAGTTACAGGAACAACCTGGATGAGATGCTGAAGGAAAAGGAGAGCATTCAAAG GTCTAAGGAGCTGGAGACCAAGCTGCGTCTGTCCTGTGAGGAGAACCTGCTGAGActggcggaggaggaggaggaggatgagagcaCAGAGAACATGGAGGCGGCCATCTCCCATCAGCAGAG GGAGTTCCTGCAGCGTTTCTCTGTGGTGTCCAGCGCCATCCGGGACCTGCACCCCGGCGAAGCGATGTTCAGCCTGGACAACTTTGGCCGTCTCTTCAGCCAACACACACTGCAGTTGagacactgtaacgtcacccctCGGGACACCGCACAGAAAACACTACTCTG GTCCACTCCAGACCAGTTCAGGTCCCATGTCAGTTCCGAGCTGATCCAGAGAGCCTACCGCTCCTCCCCCTGCCCTCCCCAGGTGGCCCGTTGGCTCTTCCAG ATGGTGTCAGTCCACTCAGACAAGCTGATCTGTCATCAGGTACTAAAGGCCCTCAAAGATATTGCCTGCTCCGCTGCTGAACACATAGTGCTGAATAAGAGTGAGCGCTTCGAGGTGTGGGTGCCCAGTGTTGGAGACGTGACCCTGGTCTTCATGAACATGGGTGTTCCCTTCGTCACCCTGTTCCCCCTGGAGACCCTACAACCCTCCTTCACAGAGGGAGACCTGCT AGAGGGCATCCAGATCCGCACAGAGAGCCTGCCCAGTAAGAAGGAGCTCAGCACTTTCCCTGAACACAACTTTGATAGCGTCATCAAGTACCTGTCTCAGTGTACATCGTTGTGCCCGCGGGCCTACAGTGACAGAGACCTGTTGTTACTCCTGTCGGTGGTGAGCAGAGTGGGCCTGGACACGCAGCTCGCCCTCCAGCCCACTGAGCACCTCCGCTCCCTACTGCGCAACCTGATCAACAGCATCAGGGACTGGGACATCATG CTGCCCAGGATCTGCATGTCGCTGATTAACCTGAGTGATGACCACCACAACCTGCGGTGGCTGGTCCAGCTACTGCCAGACAACATGCGCGGCAAGCAACTCAGGAGACACCTCAGTGTGTCGGCCATCTCCAAGCTGTTGAACAACCGATGCACTTACAGGCCCTCCAACACAGAGTTCCAGCTGTCAGACCTGCGTCAGTACCTCCCCCGCATGcgcccctcctcactcctccggGGCCTGGCCACCTCCTTCAGGAGGAGTCACAACCCacacagagagggggaagaggaggaggaagaagaggactgTGCCTCCCTGGACCAGCAG GCTTACTACCTCTGCTACAGCCTCCTGGCCCTGGCTAACGAAGCCACCAACTTTGAGTTCTTCCCTCCGGACCAGAAGAACCAGTTGTTGTTGCTGTGTGCTGAGCTGGAGAAACACATCAAGTGTGACATCAGGGAGAGTGAGAAGATGCTGTACAGGAGCAAG GTGAAGGACTTTGTAGCCAGGATCTACACCAAGTGGCAGGTGCTGGTCCAGAGAACCAGGCCTCTCCAG GGTaaactgtatgactactggcaGCCTCTGCCTGAGGACGCAGTGAGCAGCAGCCAGGAGAGCAAACACTCccacagggagagagaagatgagGAGACGGTCATGGagttggaggaagaagaggggaaagtggtggaaggagaggaggagaggattgcAGAAAAGGCTTTGGCCATGGAGGAAGACGAAGAGAATGAGGAGAGGACACCAGAAAAATACTTTGCCAAGGAGATTccagaagaggaggagaaattcctaaagatggaggaggagaggatggaactaACGTTAGAGGAACCAAAGATGGAGGACATGGAGGAAGAACGGAGAGAAGTAAAAGCGGAGGAGAGAGTCACAGAAAAGAGGGAAGCAGCGGTGGAGGAGGGAAGGAAAGGACAGACTGAAGGAAAGACTGGGGAGAGAGGCAATTTAGAGGATTCAGAGATGAAGGAGAAACGTGTAGAACGAAGGGAGACTGAGAGAAGCCGAGAGAAGAAGACTGCAATGGAAGACAACCCGGCTGCATCCATATAG